From Microcystis aeruginosa NIES-2549, a single genomic window includes:
- a CDS encoding efflux RND transporter permease subunit, producing the protein MAFNISNWSIKNPIPTILISLVMALMGYIAFLGLGIDRSPNIDIPAVIITVNQPGAGPEELETQVTKKVEDAVAALGNIDQITSTINEGSSTTTVNFILGTNSDRATNDVRNAIAQIRQDLPQDTNDPIVQRLEFAGGAVMNYTISSPKRSIAELSDLVDRQIGRALTGVPGVARVDRVGGVDREVRVDLDPGRLIAYGITATAVNDQIRSFNINLPGGRSEIAGSEQTVRTLGSAETIEDLRNYQISLPNGDSVPLSNLGTVSDSSSDPRQMALLDGQPVVGFSILRGTGSTLVTVETAVRQEIENLKKKLPEDIKFQLIFTRADSIRASYESLLSDLIIGCIMTVITVGLFLGNWRATIITGLALPLSIFPTFWVMQSLNYTLNGMTLLALALALGNLVDDAVCMVEDIDQHLAMGKKPLQAAFDASKEIGLAVLASAAAIMAVFLPVAFMGGVPGQFFQPFGVTVAVSTLFSSLIAVTVTPMLSAYILQPKKLKTGDDNPSSRPRFRPYKSLLTWALRHRILTLLAALAFFIGSLQLVPLIPKGLFSSGDTGLSTISLELPPGATLNDTVAVANQVNSLLQKNPAVANVLAIPGDSGRVNTGLIYVNLVPKEQRSLTQRQFEEQTRRDFQKIPGARVTFRAQGGAGSSKDVAIVLKSENGDILTQTAQKLEREMRALPGFVEVSSGVSLVKPEIIIQPDPVRAADQGVSVRAIARTASLALIGDNEFNLAKFNLADRQIPIRVKIANDGRSEIETLQNLRVPSSNGTLVPLNSVATISLGSGPAEIQRFNRQRQVNIGANLEGVSLGSAVTQIRTLPIMKNLPPEVTEEPFGDARIMRDIFARFLGALSLAIISIYGILVLLYNNFLYPLAILTSLPLSIGGTLIALLITQKELGLYALIGIVLLMGLVTKNAILLVDFALSGIESGKPQFKAMIDSGVSRLRPIIMTSVSTVAGMLPIALALGADGEIRAPMAIAVIGGFTTSTLLTLVVVPVIFTYIDSFYYWLRGLFVKQKPKSI; encoded by the coding sequence ATGGCTTTTAATATTTCTAATTGGTCTATCAAAAATCCCATTCCGACGATCCTGATCTCCCTGGTTATGGCCCTAATGGGATACATTGCCTTTCTAGGATTAGGGATCGATCGCTCTCCTAATATTGACATTCCGGCCGTGATTATCACCGTTAATCAACCCGGCGCAGGTCCGGAGGAATTGGAAACCCAAGTCACCAAAAAAGTCGAGGATGCGGTGGCTGCTTTGGGTAATATCGATCAAATTACTTCTACCATTAACGAAGGCAGCAGCACCACCACCGTTAACTTTATCCTTGGCACTAACAGCGATCGCGCTACCAATGATGTACGCAATGCCATAGCGCAAATTCGGCAGGATTTACCCCAAGATACTAATGACCCAATTGTCCAACGTTTAGAATTTGCCGGGGGTGCGGTGATGAACTATACCATCTCCTCCCCGAAAAGATCGATCGCCGAATTAAGTGATCTAGTTGATCGTCAAATTGGCCGCGCTTTAACGGGAGTGCCGGGGGTAGCACGAGTCGATCGCGTTGGGGGAGTTGATCGAGAAGTGCGTGTAGATTTAGATCCCGGTCGTCTGATCGCCTACGGTATCACGGCCACGGCAGTTAATGACCAAATTCGTAGTTTTAATATTAATTTACCCGGAGGGCGCTCGGAAATCGCCGGCAGTGAACAAACTGTCCGCACCCTCGGCAGCGCTGAAACTATCGAAGATTTAAGAAATTATCAAATCTCTTTACCTAACGGTGATAGCGTCCCCTTAAGCAATTTAGGGACAGTTAGCGATAGTTCCAGTGATCCTCGACAAATGGCCCTCTTAGATGGGCAGCCAGTGGTGGGTTTTTCGATTCTACGGGGGACTGGCAGCACCTTGGTGACGGTAGAAACAGCAGTGCGCCAAGAAATCGAGAATTTAAAGAAAAAACTGCCCGAAGATATTAAATTTCAATTAATTTTTACCCGTGCTGACTCAATTCGTGCTAGTTACGAAAGTCTTCTGAGCGATCTGATCATCGGTTGCATCATGACGGTGATCACGGTGGGTCTATTTTTAGGCAATTGGCGCGCCACGATTATCACGGGTTTGGCCCTGCCTTTGTCGATTTTCCCGACTTTTTGGGTGATGCAGTCCCTAAATTATACCCTTAACGGTATGACCCTGCTGGCGTTAGCTTTAGCTTTGGGTAATCTGGTGGATGATGCGGTGTGTATGGTGGAGGACATCGATCAACATTTAGCTATGGGTAAAAAACCCCTGCAAGCGGCCTTTGATGCCTCAAAAGAGATTGGATTAGCCGTTTTAGCCAGTGCAGCGGCAATTATGGCGGTATTCCTGCCGGTTGCTTTTATGGGCGGTGTGCCGGGGCAATTCTTTCAACCTTTCGGCGTTACGGTGGCGGTTTCTACCCTATTCTCCAGTTTGATCGCTGTCACCGTCACTCCCATGTTAAGTGCCTATATTTTACAGCCGAAAAAGCTGAAAACTGGTGATGATAATCCCTCCTCGCGCCCCCGTTTTCGTCCCTACAAAAGTTTGTTAACTTGGGCTTTACGTCATCGAATCCTGACTTTATTGGCGGCTTTGGCCTTTTTTATCGGTAGTTTACAGTTAGTTCCCTTGATTCCAAAAGGGTTATTTAGTTCTGGGGATACTGGATTAAGTACCATAAGCCTAGAATTGCCTCCCGGTGCGACTTTGAATGATACTGTTGCCGTGGCCAATCAGGTGAATAGTTTACTGCAAAAAAATCCCGCCGTCGCTAATGTTTTGGCTATTCCGGGAGATTCGGGACGGGTAAATACGGGGTTAATATATGTTAATTTAGTTCCTAAGGAACAGCGATCGCTAACTCAACGGCAATTTGAGGAACAAACCCGTCGGGATTTCCAGAAGATACCGGGAGCAAGAGTGACTTTTCGGGCGCAGGGGGGAGCAGGAAGTAGCAAAGATGTGGCTATTGTCCTAAAAAGTGAAAATGGCGATATTTTAACCCAAACTGCCCAAAAATTAGAGCGAGAAATGCGGGCTTTACCCGGTTTTGTCGAGGTCAGTTCCGGGGTAAGTTTAGTTAAACCGGAGATTATTATTCAACCGGATCCAGTCCGGGCTGCTGATCAGGGAGTCTCGGTCAGAGCGATCGCCCGTACTGCGTCTTTAGCTTTAATCGGCGATAATGAGTTTAATTTAGCTAAATTTAACCTTGCTGACCGACAAATTCCCATCCGGGTAAAAATTGCCAACGATGGACGCAGTGAGATAGAAACCCTGCAAAATTTGCGGGTTCCTAGCAGTAATGGGACGTTAGTACCGCTTAACTCGGTGGCGACAATTAGCTTAGGTAGTGGACCTGCGGAAATTCAACGCTTTAACCGTCAACGTCAGGTTAATATTGGAGCTAATTTAGAGGGAGTTTCTTTGGGAAGTGCGGTGACACAAATTCGCACTTTACCAATCATGAAAAACTTACCCCCAGAGGTGACAGAAGAACCCTTTGGTGATGCTCGCATTATGCGCGATATCTTTGCTCGTTTTTTGGGGGCGTTAAGTTTAGCAATTATTTCTATCTATGGGATTCTGGTATTGTTGTATAACAATTTCCTCTATCCCCTAGCGATTTTAACTTCCCTTCCTTTATCGATTGGTGGTACTTTAATCGCTCTTTTAATTACCCAAAAAGAGTTAGGTTTATACGCTTTAATTGGCATAGTTTTACTGATGGGATTAGTCACTAAAAATGCGATTCTGTTAGTAGATTTTGCCCTGAGTGGCATTGAGTCAGGGAAACCGCAATTTAAGGCGATGATTGATTCGGGAGTCTCTCGTTTACGACCAATTATTATGACCTCCGTTTCCACAGTTGCCGGGATGTTACCGATTGCTTTAGCTTTGGGTGCAGATGGGGAAATTCGCGCACCGATGGCGATTGCTGTTATTGGTGGTTTTACCACTTCCACCCTATTAACTTTGGTGGTTGTGCCGGTAATCTTTACTTACATCGATAGTTTTTACTATTGGTTGCGGGGATTATTTGTTAAACAAAAACCCAAGTCGATTTAG
- a CDS encoding aldo/keto reductase produces the protein MNPLTVTHQTLSLPPMGCGTWAWGNRLLWGYDESMDSQLQAVFNLCVERGVTLFDTGDSYGTGKLNGQSEKLLGRFTGEYSGYNADHIRIATKLAPYPWRLTRHAMVKACQASATRLGRPVDLVQMHWSTGNYAPWQEGGLLDGLGDCLEKGLVKGVGLSNFGPKRLKSAYQKFASRGIPITSLQVQYSLLSTYPLTDLGLKELCDQLGIKIIAYSPLALGLLTGKYRDNKNLPPGLRRFLFGQLIPAISPLISCLEVIAQAKNKTISQVALNWCICKGTIPIPGAKNVRQAEDNLGALGWSLDSGEIAELDKIAAGLDKKMVQNIFQTQ, from the coding sequence ATGAATCCCTTGACAGTCACACATCAAACTCTATCCCTTCCCCCCATGGGCTGCGGTACTTGGGCCTGGGGAAATCGTCTTCTCTGGGGTTATGATGAGAGTATGGATAGCCAGTTACAAGCGGTTTTTAATCTCTGCGTCGAGCGGGGTGTCACCCTATTTGATACGGGAGACTCCTACGGGACAGGCAAGCTCAACGGACAGAGTGAGAAGCTATTAGGACGCTTTACAGGGGAATATAGCGGTTATAACGCTGATCATATCCGTATTGCCACCAAACTCGCCCCTTATCCTTGGCGTTTAACCCGTCATGCCATGGTGAAAGCTTGTCAAGCTTCGGCAACCAGACTAGGCCGCCCGGTGGATTTAGTGCAAATGCACTGGTCAACGGGCAATTATGCGCCATGGCAGGAGGGAGGATTATTAGACGGATTGGGGGATTGTCTGGAAAAGGGGTTAGTTAAAGGGGTTGGTTTATCTAATTTTGGACCGAAAAGATTGAAGTCTGCCTATCAAAAGTTTGCCAGTCGCGGCATTCCTATTACCAGTTTACAGGTACAGTATTCTCTCCTTTCTACCTATCCTCTCACTGACTTAGGATTAAAGGAACTATGTGATCAATTGGGTATTAAAATTATTGCCTATAGTCCCCTAGCTTTGGGGTTATTAACTGGGAAATATCGAGATAATAAAAACTTACCCCCAGGATTACGTCGCTTCCTTTTTGGTCAATTAATTCCCGCTATTTCTCCTCTGATAAGTTGTCTAGAAGTTATCGCCCAAGCTAAAAATAAAACTATTAGCCAAGTTGCCTTAAATTGGTGTATCTGTAAGGGAACAATTCCCATCCCCGGAGCTAAAAATGTTCGACAAGCTGAGGATAATTTAGGGGCTTTAGGATGGAGTTTAGACAGTGGGGAAATAGCAGAATTAGATAAAATTGCCGCAGGTTTGGATAAAAAAATGGTACAAAATATCTTTCAAACTCAGTAG
- a CDS encoding IS5-like element ISMae6 family transposase: MYRKSELPSTPPENFELPFEGKLSQDNRWVIMANLIPWSEFEAEYASLFSEEMGTPAKTFRTALGALIIKEKLGTSDRETVEQIKENPYLQYFLGFSSYSNEPRFEASMLVHFRERITLELINKVNRFMVKNSREIKEEENTEKKLESETQSQPENRGKLILDASCAPADISYPTDLNLLNQGRKQTEKIIDILYETLKGKLVQKPRTYRLLARKSYLEVAKKRKPTVKQRRKALKRQLQYLKRNLDHIEQLLAEGASLQSLKKRDYKLLLVVTEVYRQQLWMYQNNKQSIEDRIVSLTQPHIRPIVRGKAGKPVEFGAKFSASCIDGYIFLDRISWDNFNESGDLKAQIEAYYDYTGYYPESVHVDKIYRTRENRAWCKERGIRISGPPLGRPAKNVSKEQKKQATDDERIRNCIEGKFGQGKRRFSLGKVMAKLPHTSFSAIAITFLVMNLSNLLRQVFWAFLCLKWKNSTFSRSMIRISYNLKINQQLKLMLVAK, encoded by the coding sequence ATGTACCGTAAAAGCGAGTTACCCTCAACCCCACCAGAAAACTTCGAGCTGCCCTTTGAGGGGAAATTATCCCAAGACAATCGTTGGGTAATTATGGCCAACCTCATTCCCTGGTCAGAATTTGAAGCGGAATACGCATCACTTTTTTCAGAAGAAATGGGCACACCCGCCAAAACATTCAGGACAGCACTCGGAGCATTAATTATTAAAGAAAAATTAGGAACAAGCGATAGAGAAACGGTAGAACAAATCAAAGAAAATCCTTATTTACAATACTTCTTGGGGTTTTCATCCTACAGCAATGAACCCCGGTTTGAAGCGTCAATGTTGGTTCACTTTCGAGAAAGAATCACTCTGGAACTAATTAATAAAGTGAATCGCTTTATGGTCAAAAATTCGAGAGAAATAAAAGAAGAAGAAAACACCGAAAAAAAGTTAGAGAGCGAAACCCAAAGTCAACCAGAAAATCGAGGTAAATTAATTTTAGATGCCAGTTGTGCGCCCGCAGATATTAGTTATCCTACGGATTTAAACCTGTTAAATCAAGGAAGAAAACAAACCGAAAAAATTATTGATATTCTCTATGAAACTTTAAAAGGAAAACTTGTTCAAAAACCGAGAACCTATCGTCTTCTAGCCAGAAAAAGTTATTTAGAAGTAGCGAAAAAAAGAAAACCTACCGTCAAACAAAGACGAAAAGCTCTGAAAAGACAACTGCAATATCTGAAAAGAAATCTCGACCATATTGAACAACTTTTAGCAGAAGGAGCCTCTCTACAAAGCTTGAAAAAAAGAGACTATAAACTGTTGTTAGTAGTCACAGAAGTTTATCGTCAACAACTCTGGATGTACCAAAATAACAAACAGAGTATTGAAGACAGAATTGTCAGCTTAACTCAACCCCACATCCGTCCGATAGTCAGAGGAAAAGCTGGAAAACCCGTAGAATTTGGGGCTAAATTCTCAGCAAGCTGTATAGATGGTTACATATTTTTAGACCGAATTAGTTGGGATAACTTTAATGAATCAGGAGATTTAAAAGCACAAATAGAAGCTTATTATGACTATACAGGATACTATCCAGAATCAGTTCATGTGGACAAAATTTATCGAACCAGAGAAAACCGAGCTTGGTGTAAAGAAAGGGGAATCAGAATCAGTGGTCCCCCATTAGGAAGACCAGCCAAAAATGTTAGTAAAGAACAAAAGAAACAAGCTACCGATGATGAGAGGATTCGGAATTGTATAGAGGGCAAATTTGGACAGGGGAAAAGAAGATTTAGCTTAGGTAAAGTGATGGCTAAACTTCCTCATACTTCCTTTTCAGCGATTGCTATTACTTTTTTAGTCATGAATCTTTCTAACCTGTTGAGGCAGGTTTTTTGGGCTTTTTTATGTCTGAAATGGAAAAACAGCACTTTTTCTCGGTCAATGATTAGGATAAGTTATAACTTAAAAATTAATCAACAACTAAAGCTTATGCTTGTAGCTAAGTGA
- a CDS encoding ADP-ribosylglycohydrolase family protein, which yields MQKVFSPLDRLQGGLIGAYIGESLHNQPLIPAFNYEATPRTTLLLQALQSQEDFSLAIAAKERSESALLFVLLPEILTWPDHGERWQARLNFWLKKGLISELTRQEAIIWGEAVGLLLQGKRPLNQLMGQLLTINPKNKLLEQIQSALRQNRPLESILSAWAKDSSPLGIAIAASLYTFLQTSEDFAVSVRRANSSPYQRQLTSTLAGIWAGLYNGIEGIPLAWRQNLPKEPVKQQLMDKAGEIYRISLGISPHLVLSPHTAVAYGGTIQPRPSLKLVSQDK from the coding sequence ATGCAAAAGGTCTTTTCACCCCTTGATCGCCTTCAGGGAGGGTTAATCGGGGCATATATTGGGGAATCCTTGCATAATCAACCCCTAATACCAGCCTTTAACTATGAGGCTACACCAAGGACGACCCTGCTTTTGCAAGCTCTGCAATCTCAGGAGGATTTTTCCCTTGCGATCGCAGCTAAGGAGCGGTCGGAATCGGCGTTATTATTTGTGCTGTTGCCGGAGATTTTAACCTGGCCTGACCATGGGGAACGTTGGCAAGCTAGATTAAATTTTTGGCTAAAAAAGGGCTTAATTTCCGAGTTAACCCGACAAGAAGCGATAATTTGGGGAGAGGCAGTGGGTCTGTTATTACAGGGAAAAAGGCCTTTAAATCAGTTAATGGGGCAATTACTAACTATTAACCCCAAGAATAAGCTATTAGAGCAGATTCAGTCAGCTTTAAGGCAAAATCGTCCCCTAGAGTCCATTTTATCGGCTTGGGCGAAAGATAGCTCACCTTTAGGAATTGCGATCGCAGCTTCTCTCTATACCTTTCTGCAAACGAGCGAGGATTTCGCCGTGAGCGTGCGTCGCGCTAATTCTAGTCCCTATCAACGGCAATTAACCAGCACTTTAGCGGGAATTTGGGCGGGATTATACAACGGTATCGAGGGGATTCCCCTAGCTTGGCGGCAAAATTTGCCGAAAGAGCCAGTTAAACAGCAATTAATGGATAAAGCTGGGGAAATTTATCGAATTTCCCTGGGTATATCTCCTCATCTTGTCCTATCTCCTCATACTGCCGTCGCTTACGGGGGAACAATCCAACCCCGTCCTAGCTTAAAATTGGTCTCTCAAGATAAGTAG
- a CDS encoding helix-turn-helix domain-containing protein, whose translation MFRLLQSQLDPQHKQRTKLLEIGVYLQKNRLEQSLSLEEIAQKTLIPRHRLEALEAGDLEALPEPIYIRWLIKQFADSLSLDGETVSRRFPTKVNNFFRGTKPSLSLPSLQIRPIHLYFLYLILVIGSVQTLSHVLQKSVLQSNRLPPPSLPQQQIVQPKSNPLQPVANKTSNNQQLVVGVKLEDDCWLRVVVDGKTEFEGVLPQGTHRTWQANRELTVRAGNAGGVYVAVNNANAKQLGQPGKVGEVTYRAN comes from the coding sequence ATGTTTCGCCTTCTCCAATCACAACTTGATCCCCAGCATAAACAGCGAACCAAATTACTGGAAATCGGCGTTTATTTGCAAAAAAATCGCCTAGAACAGTCCCTTTCTCTCGAGGAAATTGCCCAGAAAACCTTAATCCCGCGCCATCGCCTAGAAGCACTGGAAGCGGGGGATTTGGAGGCATTGCCCGAACCGATTTATATTCGTTGGTTAATCAAACAATTTGCTGATAGTCTGTCCCTGGATGGTGAGACGGTTAGCCGACGTTTTCCCACCAAGGTCAATAACTTTTTTAGGGGAACAAAACCATCTTTATCGCTGCCGAGTCTTCAAATTCGCCCGATTCATCTCTATTTTCTCTATTTAATCCTAGTTATTGGTTCCGTACAAACCCTATCCCACGTCCTGCAAAAATCGGTACTGCAATCGAATCGCTTACCGCCGCCTTCCTTGCCACAACAGCAAATTGTCCAACCGAAAAGCAATCCCCTTCAACCGGTAGCCAACAAAACCAGTAATAATCAGCAGCTGGTGGTGGGGGTAAAACTGGAAGATGACTGCTGGCTGCGGGTGGTGGTGGATGGCAAGACAGAATTTGAGGGTGTGCTGCCCCAGGGAACCCATCGCACTTGGCAAGCAAACCGGGAATTAACCGTGAGAGCGGGTAATGCTGGCGGGGTTTACGTTGCCGTTAATAACGCCAATGCTAAACAACTGGGGCAACCGGGCAAAGTCGGGGAAGTAACCTACCGGGCAAATTGA
- a CDS encoding pseudouridine synthase, whose translation MAERVQKILAQWGIASRRRAEEMIVAGRVRRNGKIVQLGEKADPEKDHLEIDGKKIEPANRPKRLYILINKPIGVVSTCKDPQNRPTVIDLLPDSLASETGLHPVGRLDINTTGALLLTNDGQLTLTLTHPRYHLPKTYRVWLDGAIDRLALQRWREGILLEGKKTLPAQVEILKQTDQKTLLEVILVEGRNRQIRSVAEELGHRVLKLHRSAIGRIQLNSGNNSPLPLGDYRFLTLDELKYLKNQIN comes from the coding sequence ATGGCGGAGAGAGTCCAGAAAATCCTTGCCCAGTGGGGAATTGCCTCCCGAAGAAGGGCGGAGGAGATGATCGTAGCCGGCCGGGTGAGACGGAATGGCAAAATCGTGCAGTTAGGAGAAAAAGCCGACCCGGAAAAAGATCACCTAGAGATAGACGGAAAAAAAATTGAACCGGCCAATCGTCCCAAAAGATTGTATATACTGATCAACAAACCCATTGGCGTGGTTTCTACCTGTAAGGATCCACAAAACCGGCCGACAGTAATCGACCTTTTGCCCGACTCCCTCGCCAGCGAGACAGGGTTACATCCCGTAGGCAGGTTGGACATCAACACCACTGGGGCTTTACTCCTCACCAACGACGGTCAACTGACCCTCACCCTCACCCATCCCCGTTATCATTTGCCCAAAACCTATCGGGTTTGGCTAGATGGTGCGATTGATAGACTTGCTCTCCAGCGTTGGCGAGAAGGTATCCTCTTAGAGGGAAAAAAAACCTTACCCGCACAGGTTGAGATACTCAAGCAAACCGACCAAAAAACCCTACTAGAAGTTATTTTAGTGGAGGGAAGAAATCGGCAGATTCGCTCTGTAGCCGAAGAATTGGGCCATCGCGTCCTGAAACTTCATCGCAGTGCCATCGGTCGTATTCAACTAAACTCTGGTAATAATTCCCCCTTACCCTTGGGTGATTACCGTTTTTTAACCCTTGATGAACTGAAATATTTAAAGAACCAGATTAACTAA
- a CDS encoding type II toxin-antitoxin system HicA family toxin: MKSISGKKLCKVVERFGWKLARIKGSHYIYIKENVSAIIVIPTHGNRDLPIGTLKGILKDSGLTEDDI; the protein is encoded by the coding sequence ATGAAGTCAATCTCAGGTAAAAAATTATGTAAAGTCGTTGAAAGATTTGGCTGGAAATTGGCAAGAATTAAAGGAAGTCATTATATCTATATCAAAGAAAATGTTTCTGCAATTATTGTTATACCAACTCATGGAAATCGAGATTTACCGATAGGAACATTAAAAGGTATTCTCAAAGATTCAGGATTAACTGAAGATGATATTTGA
- a CDS encoding type II toxin-antitoxin system HicB family antitoxin, whose product MNIKVVVWQEDDVWCATVPALSGCHTWAENYDDLMVMVKEAIEGWLEVSHEKKLLDRKENQQLVEISV is encoded by the coding sequence ATGAATATCAAAGTGGTTGTCTGGCAAGAAGATGATGTTTGGTGTGCAACTGTACCAGCTTTGTCTGGTTGTCATACTTGGGCAGAAAATTATGATGATTTGATGGTCATGGTTAAAGAGGCAATAGAAGGCTGGTTAGAAGTTTCTCATGAAAAAAAATTACTTGATCGAAAAGAGAATCAGCAATTAGTGGAGATTTCTGTATGA
- a CDS encoding S-layer homology domain-containing protein produces the protein MSEPSEIQQNITKAQYAATSGTGNATITITNYYYREEARIAPADSADVADDKLPCPYRGLFHFGPGDAEYFFGRKSFIKILFQETQTRNFIPLLGASGSGKSSVVFAGLVPKLQQEGHWQFTHFRPGSDPFHALALALVPLYTTNLNETDRLAQARQLANYLRDGDIPLADVFAQIQHNYPSERVLLIADQFEELYTLCPDETIRRNFLDKLTTFPFERVGMVLVLTMRADFLGNALSYRTFADVLQNTDLKLGPMNREELTEVIEKPAQKLGVTFEAGLVERILDDVESEPGNLPLLEFALTELWQRRQGQQLTHLAYTEIGQVQGALAPHANEEYDKLSEAQREQMRRIFIQLVRPGEGTEDTRRLATKAELGAVNWALVKQLADARLVVTSRSEEAQVETVEVVHEALIRNWGELRGWMDTDRVFRAWQERLRGAMGQWQQTQGDEGSLLRGAALAEAEEQLKKRPEDMALPNLSCKTINNLCL, from the coding sequence ATGTCAGAACCAAGCGAAATTCAACAAAATATTACAAAAGCTCAATATGCTGCTACCTCTGGGACTGGCAATGCAACCATCACGATTACCAATTACTATTATCGAGAAGAAGCAAGAATAGCCCCTGCTGATTCTGCCGATGTTGCCGATGATAAACTGCCCTGTCCCTATCGTGGCTTGTTTCATTTTGGGCCAGGAGATGCAGAATACTTTTTTGGGCGCAAAAGCTTTATTAAAATCCTATTTCAGGAAACCCAAACCCGTAATTTTATCCCCCTATTAGGTGCGTCGGGAAGTGGTAAATCCTCGGTAGTTTTTGCGGGATTAGTCCCTAAATTGCAACAAGAAGGTCACTGGCAGTTTACCCATTTTCGTCCCGGTTCTGACCCTTTTCATGCCCTAGCTTTGGCATTAGTTCCCCTTTATACAACTAATTTAAATGAGACAGACCGCCTCGCCCAAGCGCGTCAGTTAGCCAATTATTTGCGTGATGGCGACATTCCTTTAGCTGATGTTTTTGCCCAAATCCAACACAATTATCCCAGTGAACGGGTACTGCTAATTGCCGACCAATTTGAGGAACTTTATACCCTCTGTCCTGATGAAACAATCCGCCGTAATTTTCTCGATAAATTAACTACATTCCCCTTTGAAAGGGTAGGAATGGTGTTGGTATTAACTATGCGGGCCGATTTCTTGGGGAATGCTCTTTCCTATCGTACCTTTGCCGATGTCTTACAAAATACTGACTTGAAATTGGGGCCGATGAACCGAGAAGAACTCACAGAAGTTATTGAAAAACCGGCGCAAAAATTGGGGGTGACATTTGAAGCGGGACTGGTGGAGCGCATCCTCGATGATGTGGAGAGTGAGCCGGGGAATTTGCCATTACTAGAGTTTGCCTTAACGGAATTGTGGCAGCGGCGACAGGGCCAACAGTTAACCCATCTGGCATATACAGAAATTGGCCAAGTGCAGGGTGCTTTGGCCCCCCATGCCAATGAAGAATATGACAAGCTGAGTGAGGCGCAACGGGAACAGATGCGGCGCATTTTCATCCAATTGGTACGCCCAGGGGAAGGCACAGAAGATACGCGGCGGCTGGCGACAAAAGCGGAATTAGGGGCGGTAAATTGGGCGCTGGTGAAACAACTGGCGGATGCGCGTTTAGTTGTCACCAGTCGCAGTGAAGAGGCACAGGTGGAGACGGTGGAAGTGGTGCATGAAGCACTGATTCGCAATTGGGGGGAATTGCGGGGCTGGATGGACACAGACAGGGTTTTTCGCGCTTGGCAAGAGCGTTTGCGGGGAGCGATGGGGCAATGGCAGCAGACGCAGGGGGATGAAGGCTCATTGTTGCGCGGGGCGGCGTTGGCGGAGGCGGAAGAACAACTGAAGAAACGCCCAGAAGATATGGCTCTACCGAACCTGTCATGTAAAACTATCAACAACTTGTGCTTGTAA